The genome window CCATATCAATGTCAtgaattgtatttagaaataaaaAGGTTTCCACTGAATTTAACTCTCAAGTCTCCAAACACAATGATTTCATTAAAATCACTTTTAGTATAAGCTTTACGTCCAGCCATTAAACAGATCTGAAAGCACAGAGTTGTAACATACCATGTGTCTGCTCTTGTGCTCACACAGGGCCGAGCCGCTTTCGTCTGCCAAACGCCTTGGCCCCCACGTTGGTGGGAACAAAGTTGCTGTGTCCCAGTCCTCCTGTCCGACTCAGGAAGTCAGCCAAACGGTGGGTCACACAGGTGGACGTGTTGCATCCCCGCTTCTGTGCTGTTGCATTACTTGTAAAATTGAAAGACAATGAAAACATTTGTTATGACATTTAAGATCAGGCCAGATATCTGCATGGCATATGTTGAACACTATCGGTAAGTATCAACTACAAGTTAATCACAGTAAAAATGCGTAGATAAATATTTcaataatttgtgtgtgtgcattataGGCGGTCATGCTTACCCTTttcttctttcattttttttttattcaaatatgtttttaatCTTGGGTGAATAAAAAAGAGCTTCCATTTTTTAGATGCATTTATTAAAGTGAAAGCATAGTTGTATAAGGAGAAAACAATTATTTACCACTAGAAAGGTTTCACGCTCTTTTTAAAATTGTATAGGGATATACAGTTAAATGTTCAAGTCTCTGTCAAAATCTAATGACTGCAAGTGGAAAAATAAATCAAGGACGTTTCCATGAAGTTAGTCAGACAAATACAATCCACATGCATCAGCAGTCCTGTGAACAGATAGTGCTGGATGAACGAGCAAACATTAACTCAGATGAATAGGTGGGCTAGAAAGTGAGAGATTTAGTTGTAAGTATTGCCATAGTTTTCATATTGCTCAGAGAGACTTCGCTTCCCAGGCGTCCCTGCTCCCACGTTGGTGCGTGGATAGGTTTGTAGTTTATGAATATCCTGGGATAGTTTTCCCAGCACACAAGTGCTTAAGCCGGTGCAGCGCTTAGACATGGGTCTATCCAAGCTGTTAGAGACAAAGACAAACATGCAGAGACAGACTTACAGAAACATGCATTCAGATAAATATTAATAATTTCATGCATGATATTTTTTTTCTAAATTGGCGTCAGTGAAATGAATGTAATGTCTTGAAGGCATGCTAAAAGATCCAACAGGCATGTAAGGAAATCTTGTTAATCAAATTATTGTATTTGACTTTTCATGATTTCTTCAGTTTCATGTTATATCCATCATGCATGTTCTTTTATGTACTTTGATAGCATGCTCTGTTATGTTTTTGACAGACACATAATTTAATGTAATTCTAAATGGATAAATGAATGAATCACTAACTGCAGTCCATGCATTAAGCCTTAATGATAGTGTGCATTTACATGAACTCTACTGTATACCTTCATCATTAATAAGAACCAAGAATTTGGAGCTGCAGGgcttaaacacaaaagtgtgttATAtgttggatagatagatagatagatagatagatagatagatagatagatagatagatagatagatataaccCACACCTGTTTCCGTCAGGTGATTGGTATTCTTGGTCAACTGAAGTTATTTGCAAGAATTCCTTGATAGCTCGGAGTAACTTCTGGGCATCATCATTCGATAGTGTGACTCCATCTGACATTAACTCCTTACTAGTTCTGAAAATACACATTCAGCATTAAGACATTGAATGCTAACCATATGTAATCTCACATGCAGTAATTGCTCCTTTTAGAAACGTAGAAGGgactttcatttttcagaaataatctttaACACAAAATATATTATCAGACACAATcacaatgtatttaaaaaagtgaaatatatgttatacttttagGAATAATGCTACAACTCTTACCTGGATGGAGCTGCCTGTGAGACGTATATCTGACAAATTATTAGCGCATAGGCAAGAAGGAGGGTCCAGAGTTTCATCATTATCATGATTGCCTGTAAAAACACACAAAAGGTAAAAACATTTTGTTGCAAGGAAAGGTTTTTAAAGTTATAGTATGTTCTGTTTCATCATGTTTTTAATCTACTGCACACATTCACAGCCATGTGCATCTCTGTCCCTCTCTAACACTTCCTCTCTCTGCTGAACTTGCAGAGGCAGATAGAAGAGTTATTGGTGATATGCTGACACTAAGCATTTGCAAACAACCataacagcagctctgtccatTAGGATAATTAACTGCAGCCTACCAGATAACGTCATCAAACCAGAACAACCACATATTTTTTGTTAGCAACCATCTTCTTTATTTAGTCcttacctttaaaaaaaaaaaaagcacatggATATTATACAGTTACAGCCTAATTTGCACAATCATTCTCAATCAATCCTCTTTAGTCTGTACTCACCGTGAGATAATGTATCTGCTCGTAATGAAGAATTCAGTGATAGTCTCACTTGTGGATCTGCTGAACACTCCCCACAGTGCAGGGTTTTATATGTTCCCAGTGGAATCCTGCATTAAGTGAGTGAGCACTTGATCATAGTCTATTGGCCAGTCAAATGTTTTACCTCAAACCGCTAGCCAATCCTGACATCCTACGTCACT of Pseudochaenichthys georgianus chromosome 3, fPseGeo1.2, whole genome shotgun sequence contains these proteins:
- the LOC117443617 gene encoding calcitonin gene-related peptide 1-like, giving the protein MIMMKLWTLLLAYALIICQIYVSQAAPSRTSKELMSDGVTLSNDDAQKLLRAIKEFLQITSVDQEYQSPDGNSNATAQKRGCNTSTCVTHRLADFLSRTGGLGHSNFVPTNVGAKAFGRRKRLGPV